One Desulfobacteraceae bacterium genomic window carries:
- a CDS encoding nucleotidyltransferase family protein, which yields MKALPGLFSALVLAADRTVPDPVALAAGVGCKALAPVGGTPMVIRVLDALAAARLVGACVLCGPGREIVAAEPLLQARLAAGGLRWLPPLGTPSTSAHAALQTVPAATPVLLTTGDHALLSPAIVDHFCRAALDTGCDLVAGFARHADIMAVYPGMRRTATRFQDGPLCGCNLYAFLTPRSRLAADLWRQVEKDRKSPWKMLQRLGPEVLLRYLLGRLTLADGLHRISRRMGSRVGAVILPFAEAAVDVDTVSDWRFAQGLASKNKG from the coding sequence ATGAAAGCCCTGCCCGGGTTGTTCAGCGCCCTGGTGCTGGCGGCCGATCGCACCGTCCCCGACCCCGTGGCCCTGGCGGCCGGCGTCGGCTGCAAGGCCCTGGCCCCGGTGGGCGGCACCCCGATGGTGATCCGGGTGCTGGATGCCCTGGCCGCCGCGCGGCTGGTGGGGGCCTGCGTCCTGTGCGGGCCGGGCCGGGAGATCGTCGCGGCGGAGCCCCTGCTCCAGGCACGGCTGGCGGCCGGCGGGCTGCGCTGGCTGCCCCCCCTGGGCACCCCCAGCACCAGCGCCCACGCCGCGCTGCAAACGGTTCCCGCCGCAACCCCGGTGCTGCTCACCACCGGCGACCACGCCCTGCTCTCGCCCGCGATCGTGGATCATTTCTGCCGCGCAGCGCTCGATACGGGCTGCGACCTCGTGGCCGGCTTCGCCCGGCACGCGGACATAATGGCGGTCTACCCCGGCATGCGGCGCACGGCGACGCGCTTCCAGGACGGGCCGCTTTGCGGCTGCAACCTCTACGCCTTTTTGACCCCGCGCAGCCGCCTGGCCGCGGACCTCTGGCGCCAGGTGGAAAAAGACCGCAAATCCCCCTGGAAAATGCTGCAGCGATTGGGCCCGGAGGTGCTGCTGCGCTATCTGTTGGGGCGGCTGACGCTTGCCGACGGCCTGCACCGGATCTCGCGTCGCATGGGGTCTCGGGTGGGGGCCGTGATCCTGCCTTTTGCCGAGGCGGCGGTGGATGTGGACACCGTTTCGGACTGGCGCTTCGCCCAGGGCCTGGCCTCCAAAAACAAGGGCTGA
- a CDS encoding VCBS repeat-containing protein, with amino-acid sequence MKSAPFAPGLAAIFLAILLSTFAAVGLPTAQAQNPRLVLVLPFDMNAAEDLTFLQNGIEDMLATRLAREGQVAVIPKARAREAAAKVPRPVTPAAAAELGRQLGADFVAFGSLTVFGESISTDARFLDVAQQKPLVVFAETGQSQGDVIGHVNDFAARINADVFGQATAAVPAAPQAEAVPETRRHPEKLIIGQDLIYSQTGPIQYADAGAAFTTWKSRRFREDLIGLAVGDVDGDGQNEAVLIGDRTVFVYRYGAQGFEKVAEITGETFETFLAVDVADINGNGPAEIFVTSVQRDKRRMVSFVLEAEGSGYRRIVDRENWYYRVIQPPGREPQLMGQRRGMRGPFDAGVYNLVWDNGSYVPGERQALPANFTVFGFTYGDVLNNGEETLVGFDRDDYLVVMGPGGEQEWRSDQALGGTTAFVEFPMAASATIADYRDMDRFFLAQRVHVADLDADGKQDVIVVNNQEASGRMLARLRTFKSGHVECRTWDQLGLGLKWRTQEVGGHISDSAVADFNNDGQPELVYVVVSKTAPVVGQERSYIVAQKVAPAKAAEEAGAQ; translated from the coding sequence TTGAAATCCGCCCCTTTCGCCCCCGGTCTGGCCGCAATTTTTCTCGCCATACTGTTGTCGACCTTTGCAGCGGTCGGCTTGCCGACCGCCCAGGCCCAAAACCCGCGCCTGGTCCTGGTGCTGCCCTTTGACATGAACGCCGCCGAAGACCTCACCTTCCTGCAAAACGGGATCGAGGACATGCTCGCCACCCGCCTCGCCCGCGAGGGCCAGGTGGCGGTGATTCCCAAGGCCCGGGCGCGTGAGGCGGCGGCCAAGGTCCCGCGGCCGGTGACCCCCGCCGCCGCCGCCGAACTGGGCCGGCAGCTGGGGGCCGATTTCGTCGCTTTCGGCAGCCTGACCGTCTTTGGCGAGAGTATCAGCACCGACGCTCGCTTTCTGGACGTGGCGCAGCAAAAGCCGTTGGTGGTCTTCGCTGAAACCGGCCAGAGCCAGGGGGATGTCATCGGGCATGTCAACGATTTCGCGGCCCGCATCAACGCGGATGTTTTCGGGCAGGCAACCGCCGCCGTCCCCGCCGCCCCCCAGGCCGAGGCCGTGCCCGAGACGCGCCGCCACCCGGAGAAGCTGATCATCGGCCAGGATTTGATCTACAGCCAGACCGGCCCGATCCAGTATGCCGACGCCGGGGCGGCCTTCACCACCTGGAAAAGCCGGCGCTTTCGCGAGGACCTCATCGGGCTGGCCGTGGGCGACGTGGACGGCGACGGCCAAAACGAGGCGGTTTTGATCGGCGACCGCACGGTTTTTGTTTACCGCTACGGCGCCCAGGGCTTCGAGAAGGTGGCCGAGATCACCGGGGAAACCTTCGAAACCTTTCTCGCCGTGGATGTCGCCGACATCAACGGAAACGGCCCGGCGGAGATCTTTGTCACCTCCGTGCAGCGCGATAAGCGGCGGATGGTCTCCTTCGTTCTGGAGGCCGAGGGGAGCGGCTACCGGCGCATCGTGGACCGCGAAAACTGGTACTACCGGGTGATTCAGCCGCCCGGGCGCGAGCCGCAACTGATGGGCCAGCGCCGGGGAATGCGGGGACCCTTTGACGCGGGGGTCTACAACCTGGTCTGGGACAACGGCAGCTACGTACCGGGCGAGCGCCAGGCCCTGCCAGCGAACTTCACCGTCTTCGGCTTCACCTATGGCGACGTGCTCAACAATGGCGAGGAGACCCTGGTGGGCTTCGACCGCGACGACTACCTGGTGGTCATGGGGCCCGGCGGGGAGCAGGAGTGGCGCAGCGATCAGGCCCTGGGCGGCACGACGGCCTTCGTCGAATTCCCCATGGCGGCCTCCGCCACCATTGCCGACTACAGGGACATGGACCGCTTCTTCCTGGCCCAGCGGGTCCACGTGGCCGACCTGGATGCCGACGGCAAACAGGACGTGATCGTGGTCAACAACCAGGAGGCCAGCGGCCGCATGCTGGCGCGGCTGCGGACCTTCAAGAGCGGTCACGTGGAGTGCCGCACCTGGGACCAGCTGGGCCTCGGCCTGAAGTGGCGCACCCAGGAGGTCGGCGGCCACATCAGCGACAGCGCCGTGGCCGATTTCAACAACGACGGCCAGCCGGAGCTGGTCTATGTTGTGGTCAGCAAGACCGCGCCGGTGGTCGGCCAGGAACGCAGCTACATCGTGGCCCAGAAAGTGGCGCCGGCAAAAGCGGCGGAGGAAGCCGGCGCGCAGTAG